The sequence TAAAGTAtcataatcttttttatacTTTACAATTTCCTTAGAATACTTATTAGCTATCTCTAtaaatttttctttaatctattatgttaaattttaataaaaaaaaaaaattaattggatTTCGCACATATactctgaaaaaaaaaaaaaaaaacttacaatcTCTTTAGTTTGAATAAATTCAACCATTTGTTCGTCCCATTccaaagtttttaaattattaaaacgaTAAATAAGATTTTGAGCGTAAGTAGTATCACTGTTTTTAGATACCTGATCCAATGCATTCTTTAGGCAATAATTTGCTAAAATAGAAAGGGAAAGAGGTAGACTTGTGGCTCTTAAAgagaaaaagttgaaaaagtTTTGATGTGGTGAAGCTTTCtttgtaatttcaaaaatgatATGTTCGCATAATTTATAGAATtgtgaataatttttttttaacttttctCTTTCGAATTCAAAAGAACTCTCAATATTGGCCAAATCTGAAATTAATGGTTCATAGTAATAAGACAATGAGGTTGGAGCAAATTCAAGGTATTGATGGTCTGGGTGcaatattgaaaatgtaGCAAACAAATCCAAAACTCTATTTATCTTCTCCATTGCATATCTTTGACAAACATTTGCATTTTTACCATTGAGTTCAAACAAACTTAtcaaaaaatcttttttaccTCTTTTGTATATTTGATTGTTAAAATCCTCTGGCTGAGCACCTAAAAATTCTAATGAcctaaataaattaataagaagaaggagaagaagaagaaggagaagaagaagaagaaaaaaaaagaattagtaatattactaaaaatataaacatttatatatatatatcatATTGttactttaaaaattcaCTATCAGAAAGATAACTTAAATCTAAGGATTCAACAACTTTTGAATACTCTTGAAAATCTCTTAAAACTTGATATAGCGTAGGGTATGTAGCAAACAATTTAGTAACGATTGCTTTAGCCTTTTCGTTTACATATAAATGCTTTAACTTTTGAGTTTGGAAAGCAACTAACAAACTCTTAAAAGGGTCTGAATATGTTCCTTCTTCATCATTGGTTATACTCTTTAAATCATTGAAAACCGGTCCTTTACCATTTACAGGTCTACAACTTGATAAAAGTTCAAAGAAAAATTGGAATATTGTAATATCAGggttatcttttaaaaatctagTAACGTATTTAACAAAAAGAGCTTGATGATTATCAGGAATATGAGAAAACATATCCATAAACTttgttttttgatatttatcGGAAATAAAGTAATAAGAAAGCAATATTTTGATATATGCACTTGTTAAAACATAAGGATAACTAAGagtgaaataaaaaattaaatctataTTTGTTCTTTCATTTCCAGTGAGAGTATTGAAGAATGTGGTATAAGTTTCTTTTACTGCTATAATGGAATATGGCATCAATGGAATACCCgatgaatttaatgattctgATAACTCCAAAAGAATATCGCCTGTATCCTGTTCAAActctctttaaaaaatatttttgttaaattagtatatatatatatttattaaactcTTTAATAACTAAAGTGAAAATAAACTCTTTATACTGTACCCATGGTGAACAATGTAATACCACATAGATCTATGCGGATTTTCCTTATGTAATTGTTTATCCAAGAATTGaacttttgatttcttttgttgattttttatccAATCTTTGTCTATAGGATCAAAGAAATGATctggaataaaaaaactaattaatgatgaaaaaaaacctttttgtTTCTCTTGCTCTATGTTCGCCCAAGCTGATTTTTCTTTGTTATGTAAATAGCCCAAACTAATTTTTACTATGGCACGAAAATTATTCGGATCctctaataaatattttttattattggttgttgtggttgtactagttttattatcattattattgctgttattattgctattattattattattattattattattattattattattattattattattattattattattattattattattattattattattattattattattattattattattattattattattattattattattattattattattattattattattattatttttatttttatctaatACTTCCCCAATCAAACGAgttgtattatttgatgcGTTTACTACAGCTTGAGTTGTATTATGagtatttttttcaatattggGTTTACTATTTTGATCTGCATGTACTACAGGATTACTACTAGATATATTTACAATGGTGGAAATAAGGTTTTTGGTTTCGGGactaattgaattattgttttcatagctattatttacatttagtTTATTAGTTTCTGTTTTTGGTACAACCTCTTCTTTTTGAGTTTGttctatatttttattatcattttgtttttcattattattttttgtttcacTCTCAAGGTGTTTAGCTTCGAGactaattgaattattgttttcattgctattatttaaattttgtttattagtTTCTGTTTTTGGTgcaatttcttctttttgaGTTTGctctatatttttattatcattttgtttttcattattattattatttgcttcattctttgatttatttaattgagaGACATCACTCTCATTGCTATCCATATTAGTGTGcaaattttttacttttttttttttttttctttttttttttttttttctttttttttttctcttttttttttttttttttttttttaaaaaaattatttctttatatacaaataatgtttatgagagaaaaaaaaaagaaaaatataaaaaaataaatttataataaaaaaagaaaaaagaaaaaaaaagaaaatttaatcaaaaaaaaaaaaaataaaaataaaaataaaaaataaaaaataaaaaaaagaaatttgaaaattaaatcaaaaaaaaataaaaaataaatttaaaaaattaaatcaatccaaaaaacttaaatttttaagctttaaaactatttaggaaaaagagataataaatttattttttccaaacttttttatggatataatattaaaatacattttcattcaaaaaaaaataaataaaaagataaaatagtTGGAATCAAGGTtatgacaaaaaaaaaaataaaaaaataaaaaatgtaaaataaaaccttaaatatcaaaaaaaaaaaaaaaaaaaaaaaaaattcattaaatttataacttggggaaaaaaaaaatgaaaaatcaaaaactaggatattttattttcttttatttttttttattattttttgtttttattttattttttttatttatttactttttctTGTTCTGGGTGGTTAGTGCTaatgttggtgatgttgttAGTGTTCCATATAAtcatccaaaaaaaaaaaaaaaaacataaattttTAAGCAAAAAAGGGGGAATGAGTTTGTTTTTTCCTAAACTTACAGaaatataatattgaaatacattttcattgaaaaaataaataaaaagataaaatagcTGAAATCAAGattatgattaaaaaatataaaaaaaataaaaaaatgtaaaacctataaaaaaaaaaaaaaaagtcattgaatttaaaataaaacttggctttttttttcaaataatttttaattaaaaaaaaaaaaaagatatttttgtgtaatatttttttttttttttttttttttttttttttttttttttttttttttttttttttttaatcaaagtgaaacaaataaaaaaaaaaaaaagataatacaAAATGTCAACAGATGGCCAATTAAGATTTTCATTAGCTGAAAGAAAAGCAGGCTCAATGAGCACCCCAGGAGCTGGTAATTCCGTTTCTGTATCAAATCTTGAAGATTTTAATGATGCAGTTAAATCTGTCCACAAAACAGATAGTGCCACAAATTGGTTATTAGTTgggtaattttatttctttttttttttttcttttttttttttttttttttaaaaaatctcagatattaattttttatttttatcttttttttcctgttttttttttattttttaaagttatgATGGATCAccagataaaattaaattattatcaactgGTACTAAAGgtattaatgaattaattgaacatTTTGATGATACATCAATGGTTTATGCAATTCTCAGAGTAGTTGATCATGTTGATGGAATTCCAACTGATAGATTCGTTTATATTACATTTATTGGTGATAATGTTAAAGCCATTGAAAAAGCCAAATACAGTGTAAATAAAACATCAGTTACAAAATTACTTGGTCATTATAATGTTGAAATCATTGCATCATTAAAGAGTGAATTAAGTGAAACTGAAattatgaattaaaaaaaatagttgaACAAGTTAAAACATCATCTGATCCAATTAATTGGATGTTAATTGGTTATGAAGATAAAGAAAGATTAGGTTTAGTTGGTAAAGGTACTGGTGGTCTTCAGGAGTTAGTCTCACATTTAAAGGATCAAAATGTAAACTATGGTATCGTTGCGACCACTGATGTTATCGATGGTATCGTTCAACCAAAACATGCTCAAATTACCTTTGTTGGCGTATCAGTTTCACCAATGGTTAAAGGTCGTCTAACAACTCATAGAGGTAAGATTGATGAATTCTTTTCACCAATTCatgtttcattattttctgaAAATCCTTCACAAGATTTAACTGATGAAATTTTAGCTCAAAAagttcaacaattaaaaggtATGAAATAAGAGAAGAAacttaaataaaacaaaattttaggTTTAATCAAAAgttgtaaaattattaaataaaattcaatttttttatacacaAAAGTAAAGGTTTGGGGGGTGGAGAAAATTATGAAagtaatgtttttttttattttattttttatttatagaacaaaattaatattgtgtttgtttattttttttatttttttattttaaaattttttaactaCCAAGTGAACCAcaatctaaataataatcaattctTTCACCACCATCTGAATCTGAATCTGAAATATCTGAATCATCGTCATTATCTTCATTACTTtgattattaccattattatgatttttatcatttaatgagGATTTCTTAACACTATTACCATGGTCACCAACTGAACCAGATTCATTACCTCTAATTGAATCATCTTCATGATCATGTTCATCATCGCTATTGAAtgcttcttcatcatcttcaattgatttattattattatttaaattttgttgttcttcttgTATTTGTTGCTTtttttgttgtagttgtggttgttgttgtgattgttgtggtggttgctgttgtggttgttgttgtggttgttgttgtcccTCGTTTGGTAtggttttaatattattattattattattatttttacaatcattttcattgttACCATTCATAGTGGTATAATTATGATTACCAGTGGTATTATCAGTGTTATTCtttatattgttattgtaGCTGATGATGTTGTTATTGATACAACCATTAATATCACTATTTTcggtttcattttttatattgcaATGATTGTCATTGCTATTCTTGTATTCATTATcgttactactactattattatttttattgtattcaaccttaattaatatatcgctattactattattaccatttacaacattacaattattactaccctcattaccattattactattaatactattattactattaacactattatcactattatcgttattattatcaacattactattatcattatcattattattattatcattatcattattaatattactaatattattactattattattattattgtcattatcattactattattatcaacattactatcaccattattatcaccattattattattgacattattgttgttactattgctattattattatctacaTCGCCGGTGACGTTATTATTTCCATGAGGACtaacagttttttttttttgaattaatctCAACATACCCTTTGATGACCAAAAttgatgttgaatttgttcaTATTGATTATATAACATATTCATtctaaatagttttttttttttttttttttttttaatgttagaaattattattattattaaaaaaggatCAATAATACATACTTATCAGTTTCATGATTATAATAAGATTCACCACATTGTACTTTTCTCTTTAAACAAGCAAAGATGGTGCCATGAATTGTAGCTAAAGATCTATCAATACTTGTATTATCAATTTGTGgaatctaaaaatatatgtatcaatattttaaatataaattggaatatttattaatcaatCTTTCTATCAATCAATATTTCTATccttatatatttatatttaaaaaacttaccATATGTTCATCAGCGCCATGACATAAATGATCATTAATGATACgaatatttttaaagtattttgtatatttattttgatgaGGATCGAGAGTCATATATTTTGAACGAATTGCAAATCTTTCTTTATGTTTTGCTTCATTACTAATGTACATTAAAAATGGAATACAAGATGGATGTTTCTTTACTAATCTTAGAATGAGTTTAGTATCTAAATGAACACCttcaacaattaatgatTCTTTTCTCTTTTCATAATGtccaattaaaatatctaatttattaaaaatcatttcaTTTTGTGCTTCATAACCTTGTAAAatctataaaataaaattaaaaataaaaagttattaattatatatatataacatttaaaaaaaaaaaaaaaaaaagaattaattactTTTTCTTTATGTGATAATGATGGATTTGAAATGATTTCACCAGCATGATAAGTTGAAGCCCAAAGTATAGGTGATTCTTGTCTACTAATGAATTTTCTTAGTAATTGTCTAATGTTATCAGTAGAGATAACAGCAGTGAAACCGATTCTTGAGGCTAATAAAGCAGTGAGTGTTGATTTACCACAACCAGATGTACCACCCAATAAAATGGTAAAAGAATGTTTTTTATCTTGAACTTCACATGATACAGGGAAATCAATTATATATTGTGGCTTTGAATATTGATAACATGATAGTATGTGACCAATGATATAATAGAAAATATTTCTTTGAATTGATACACAATAAATTGGTGgttgtgttgttgttgttgcagtagtagtagtagtagtagtagtagtagtagtagtagtagtagttgatTGTTCAgtttttgtaattgaatCAGTTGTAACAAttgcattattatttgtagcAGTTAATTGTTTGTTTTGTTCAATTCTACACTTTTCAAGTTGTTCAAACACtgtatttgaaatttgtCTTGCATGAATTGATTTACATCCCATAAATTTCAAtgttaaattcaaatgaaatcttgcatatcttttaattgaatctacACAATGAAAATCTCTacaatctttaatttcaaaacaatttatataattataaatctatataaaaatattttttaaaaaaaaaaaaaaaaattaattattttatactttttttttttaaaaaaaaaaaaatatataatgaataattattaaatatttacctctttaacaattgataaattctCATTGTTTTGTTGAAATTGGAATGGATAAGGTGTGGTTTTATTTGGTGTGGTTGAATATAGTTTCTTTGGTAATGGTATCAATGATGGGAATTTTGGATTtggttggtgttgttgttgtatatATGATTCATCTACCAAATATATATATGCCATTGTACCATCTCTAATACAATCTACTATTGGATTACTTGGTGAATGTATGGTAggtatattactattattgttcaatgaaaatgaagacactccattgttaataatatttgttgttgttgtcatTATATGTTGAcaatatatatgtataaatttatgatataaattttttttttttttttttttttccaatattGCTATTAATAAtgcaactttttttttttttatttttatttttatttttattttattttaatttttttttttttttttaaaaattcaaaaaaaaattcaaaaaaaaaaaaaaaaaaaaagaaatcaaaaaaaaactgttgttattttatttattaggtTATatacctaaaaaaaaatatattattttattttatttggcAATGATATTAATACTGAAagagaattattttttttttttaaaaaaaaaaaaaaaaaaaaaaaaatttttatgataataatttattttaatacaaaaaaaaaaaaaaaaaaaaataaaaattaatttttatttttatttttaattttcattttttaatttttttaattttttttttttttttttttttggaaattgcATGTGGAAATAaatcaacttttttaataaaaaaaaaattatagtgACAGTGAACttaaatttggtttattttattttttttttatttttttaatttttttttttttttttccaatgttaaaaaaagtttttaaattaaaaaattttgttgaaaataaaaattttaaatttaattcccttttgatattaaacaataacaataataatttctataacaataaaaataataatagttttaataaaagattttattcaacaaataatttaataatgtcaGTACCATCATCAGTAATAGAGAATCATCTTGTACCAAAGGAGATTCCAGTTTATCGTTTAAATGCTCGTGAATCATTCAATCTATTAACAGAGAAAGAACAACTCTATGCCCATCATATTAGTGTTGCCTGTTGGTGGGGTTCAAAAATTTGTCTTGGTCAAACATCTATTGAAAGTGGTCCAATCTTTAATCTCTTTCAAAATCTTTTctcaattcaaaatttaaaatcaactgTTGTTCCAAATATTGTTTCTGAAGAAGAATATTCtgatttattatcatatGCTGCAACTTTTTATGGTAATATGGGTAATTACTTAAGTTTTGGTGATAGTAAATTTATTGTaaagtatattttttttttttttaaaataaaataaaaaaaaataataatagtttattaatttttttatttttatttatttttatatagccaagaatttcaaaagaaaaattacaattaattattaataaagttaatgataataaagtCAATGAATATTGGGGTAAATGTAGTGAATTAATGTATTCATTAGATAAACAAGTAAGAGAATTGGGTattgatggtaatggtatTTCAACCTATTATTCACCAAATATTACAAaggttgaaattgaaaaagtacAAAAGTTTATGGACTCAAAGAGCATTTCACCATATAATACTCGTTTATTCAAAGTTTCAGAGAATAACTATAACCTTTTGATTGCTAGTGCTTCAACTTCAACTCCAACTGTCTCTCATCAATTCGATGGTTACACCATTAATATCGTCTATGGTGATTGGAATAAGAACTTAACCAAAGTAGTAGATAATCTTAAATTGGCTTTACCATACGCTgcaaatgaaaatcaaacaaATATGCTCAAGAAATATATTGATTCTTTCTATAGTGGTTCAATTGATGATCATAAAGATAGTCAAAGATGGTGGATTAAAGATATTTCTccgtaagttttttttttatttttattttttttatttttttttttttagttttattttttattgttaatcaaaattaattaatttactaatttatttatttatttttatttagagCTGTTGAAACTAATATTGGTTTCATTGAAAGTTATCGTGATCCATATGGTGTAAGAGGTGAATGGGAAGGTTTCGTTTCAATGGTTAACAAAGAAATGAGTTTGaaatttggaaaattaaCAGATAATGCCACTACTTTCTTATCAAAATTACCATGGGACAAGAgctttgaaaaagaaaaattcaACAAACCAGATTTTACTTCTTTAGAAGTTTTAACATTTGCTACAACTGGTATTCCAGCTGGTATTAATTTAAGTAATTGTaaggtttatttattttttttttttaatattaattttttttttttttaaaaattatttctaacttttttttttttttttttgttttccattttttaaattgaaaccAAATAGATGATGATATTCGTCAAACTGAAGGTTTCAAGAATGTATCATTAGGTAATGTTATTGCCGCAAGAAAGGATGAGTATGTTACTTTTATCCAAGAAAGTgatcaaaaattattcaatgaATTATCAACTGAAGCATTCGAATTACAAGTTGGCATTCATGAAGtaagtttctttttttttttttttttttttttttaaaaaaatataaagtattaattattattttttatttatttagttatATGGTCATGGTTCAGGTAAACTTTTCACAACAGATGCTAATGGTAATGTTAACTTTAAAGTTGGTGAAGTTATTAATCCACTTACAAACAAACCAATTGACCCAAAGACTGAAGTATATAAATTTGGTGAAACTTATGACAGTGTTTTCAAATCATTGGGTTCACCAATGGAAGAATGTAGAGCAGAATGTTGTGGTATCTATTTATCACCAGATGAAAAGATTCTTGAACTCTTTGGTTTCACAGATCCAAAGAAAGCTGAAGATGTCTACTATGTCAATTGGTTGATTATGGCACGTGCTGGTGTCTGTGCATTGGAATTTTATAGTCCACCAAGTGAAGGTGCACCAGGTAAATGGAGACAAGCTCATATGCAAGCCAGATATTGTATTTTAACAACATTCTTACGTTCTGGTATTGTCACTTTAGACAAGACTGCCGACGATGTAATTGTCAAACTtgataaaagtaaaattagAGGTATTGGTGTTAAAGCTGTTGGTGATTTCCTCAATAGATTAATGGTTTACAAAGCAACTGCAAATATTGATGCCTCAATCAAATTATTCGATGAATATACTCATGTCAATGAAGAATTCCTCGCCATTAGAGATATAGTTTTGGCTAAAAAGAAACCAAGAAAGGTATTTGTTCAAGCTCATACATATCTCAATTCAAATGGTAAAGTTTGTCTTCAAGATTTTGATGACTCAACTCAAGGTATGATCGATTCAATGATCACCAGATTTGGTAAAGATGATTCTGATATGTTATAAagctttttattaaatttccaaaaaataaaataatataaaataaaataaaataaaataaaataaaatataaaataaaataaaatataaaataaaataaaatataaaataaataaatattatctttgaaaaaaggtaaaaaattttaaaaaaatattgtttgagatttactatttttattttttggtatGGAAGaagatatttaatttttttaaataaaatacaatattttttattttaatttaataaaaacacaCCAATAAGGATatagatttatttatattaaaaaattaaatattattatacatttatttttttcgagttatatttggtaatttctttgataaaaatcattttgaatcaatttctGGCTCTCTAGCTCTGGCCCAAAACAGTAATCCAATGTGCCggtattaataaaatgatcAACACCATACAACATTAAACATGCCATATATGCTTTTGGTGAGTCTAAATTTCAATAACCAGaactttgaaatttttttaaaaatgagaaaaacaattataaatcttttcaaatcttaatattgtttttttttataaaaatattaattattaatatttattttattataattaaatcattttttaataataataataattataaaaaccaaataattaaattcaaaattggtaaatttctataatctatttttgaataataaatatttattaaaatataataatattctaatattattacatttattaaaatataataatatactaatactattatattcattacttttaaatttctttttttacaGAAATTTGTTGActgtaattaataaaataccaTTAACATATCTTGCTTTAATTGTATCTTTGTCAACagtatttgaattaaattccaATACTCTTTTGTAAACaccaattgatttttcatgtcttttaaattcacacatattttgaaataatggATAAACTGATTTCTTCTTTGCTACAATTGTAAGAATATTGTTAGTGAGATCAACTTTAACATCATCTTTATCGACCCCTGCTATCTCTAATTCAATATGAATAACCTTATTAATTTCATGAATAAAAGTAAGTGGTTCAAAGAAAGTGAATAATGGAATATCCTGagatttcaatttttgatgAGGTGGTTCATTATTTCCATTACAATCTTCACATTTATATGGTATTGAATTATTCAACCAAGATGAAATATTTCCAAAtccattttcaaaatcattttcataaaATTGAGCCTTATTTTTCTTTCtagtttctttttcttcGTTTCCTTggaatgatgaagaagataaacttcttttataattacatattttattattataatttttaaaattgttttgtttgggatttttaattaaataaaccaaagaagaattttcattatcactattatattgatatttataatttgttttttgaatgggattaaaattgttaaattgttttatttggtCTTGAATTTGGTAAGTAACTTCTgtcattatatttaaaaatttctagTGATATATGTGTATTATAAAATCcagttttttaattgttaattattatttttgaatattttgataatatttttttttttttttttttttaaaactttttaattatttataaaaaaaaaaaaaaaattaaaaaaaaaattaaaaaaattaattaataaatagttGGTTTCTTAAAATGTAATAACTTAAAACTTCAAACTGGTACTATGTCCCTTAGGGGGTATTTTTAAacataattaatataaaaatacctaaaaaataacaatattttaattgtttttttaacccacaacttaattttttaagaaaaaaaaacttaaattttaataatttttttttttttttttttttttttcaacacaaaaaccaaattattttaaatcctaaaaaaaaaaaaaatagttacattttggaaaataaaaagtttctTCCCAAaccaaaaactttaaaatatctCAAAAAGATAAACTGGCTGAAATTAAGGTAAGATttgtattaaaataaaatttgatttgttattttaaactataaacttaaaaaaataaaaaaataaaaaaaaaaaaactttaattacaaattgttttttatatttttttttttttttttttttaagttggtctattaatatttaaaataatcacttttggaataatattttattcatATTTAGGGTAatacaatttaaaatctttttttattatattttattaaaagtttttttttttttttttttttttttttattatttcttattgttgttgtgaaagtttattaaaaatatcctGACCCATTTTAGATTCAAGAGTTCCAATAAAAGCAAGAGTATTCTTTAAATATGTAATTTCATTGAAACAGGTTGATGGTATAATTTTCTTTGccatattatataaattgaaaattaatgATGCTGTCTTACTATTTAATTCACCAACATTTAATAAtgcatttattaaatcaatacaAATGATACCAACTTTTTTCTGTGtctataatatatttttttttttttttttaataaatgttaatattaaataacataaataaataaaaaatgaaaaaaaaaaaaaaaataaaataccttACTAAATTATCTGGTTCATCtttcaaaagatttaaatcatataaaatttctttaattaatgaattataaaATTCTGTTAATT comes from Dictyostelium discoideum AX4 chromosome 2 chromosome, whole genome shotgun sequence and encodes:
- the dpp3-1 gene encoding dipeptidyl-peptidase III, producing MSVPSSVIENHLVPKEIPVYRLNARESFNLLTEKEQLYAHHISVACWWGSKICLGQTSIESGPIFNLFQNLFSIQNLKSTVVPNIVSEEEYSDLLSYAATFYGNMGNYLSFGDSKFIPRISKEKLQLIINKVNDNKVNEYWGKCSELMYSLDKQVRELGIDGNGISTYYSPNITKVEIEKVQKFMDSKSISPYNTRLFKVSENNYNLLIASASTSTPTVSHQFDGYTINIVYGDWNKNLTKVVDNLKLALPYAANENQTNMLKKYIDSFYSGSIDDHKDSQRWWIKDISPAVETNIGFIESYRDPYGVRGEWEGFVSMVNKEMSLKFGKLTDNATTFLSKLPWDKSFEKEKFNKPDFTSLEVLTFATTGIPAGINLSNYDDIRQTEGFKNVSLGNVIAARKDEYVTFIQESDQKLFNELSTEAFELQVGIHELYGHGSGKLFTTDANGNVNFKVGEVINPLTNKPIDPKTEVYKFGETYDSVFKSLGSPMEECRAECCGIYLSPDEKILELFGFTDPKKAEDVYYVNWLIMARAGVCALEFYSPPSEGAPGKWRQAHMQARYCILTTFLRSGIVTLDKTADDVIVKLDKSKIRGIGVKAVGDFLNRLMVYKATANIDASIKLFDEYTHVNEEFLAIRDIVLAKKKPRKVFVQAHTYLNSNGKVCLQDFDDSTQGMIDSMITRFGKDDSDML
- the hspF-1 gene encoding heat shock protein Hsp20 domain-containing protein, with translation MTEVTYQIQDQIKQFNNFNPIQKTNYKYQYNSDNENSSLVYLIKNPKQNNFKNYNNKICNYKRSLSSSSFQGNEEKETRKKNKAQFYENDFENGFGNISSWLNNSIPYKCEDCNGNNEPPHQKLKSQDIPLFTFFEPLTFIHEINKVIHIELEIAGVDKDDVKVDLTNNILTIVAKKKSVYPLFQNMCEFKRHEKSIGVYKRVLEFNSNTVDKDTIKARYVNGILLITVNKFL